One part of the Gemmatimonadales bacterium genome encodes these proteins:
- a CDS encoding protein kinase, with protein MSDAITRLGATLEGRYAIERELGAGGMATVYLAHDVRHNRKVALKVLRPELAAILGGERFLKEIQTTANLQHPHILPLHDSGEAEGIVYYVMPYVEGESLRDRLIKEKQLPVDDAVRIAAEVASALDYAHRHGVVHRDIKPENILLHDGSALVADFGIALAVSSAGGGTRMTETGMSLGTPHYMAPEQAMGEREITPKADVYALGCVLYEMLTGEPPFTGPTAQAIIARVMTEEPRSLTLQRHTIPPHVEATVLRALEKLPADRFGSAAQFAEALAKPELTLPAGASVVRTAAAAPAAAAPAPRRAALRHAMAAAPWVLLLGALGLLARELLRPSAAPPPIGRFAVKLAPEVTTGLTAQVLALSPDGSWIVFVGNPGSGDQLFSRSMDRVEPVPIPGTTGGTNPFFSPDGRWVGFNSGSRLLKVALAGGPALPICDTDGSFWGASWGDGDTIVFADGRGLMRVPAAGGLPVPVAAPDSASRESYRWPEFLPGGKAVLFAITTGSTDRLAAVTMASR; from the coding sequence ATGAGCGACGCCATCACCCGCCTCGGCGCCACGCTGGAAGGGCGCTACGCCATCGAGCGCGAGCTCGGCGCCGGCGGCATGGCGACCGTCTACCTGGCGCACGACGTGCGGCACAACCGCAAGGTCGCGCTCAAGGTCCTGCGCCCGGAGCTGGCCGCCATCCTGGGCGGCGAGCGGTTCCTCAAGGAGATCCAGACCACCGCCAACCTCCAGCACCCGCACATCCTGCCGCTCCACGACTCGGGCGAGGCCGAGGGCATCGTCTACTACGTCATGCCCTACGTGGAAGGTGAGTCGCTGCGCGACCGGCTCATCAAGGAGAAGCAGCTGCCGGTGGACGACGCGGTGCGCATCGCGGCGGAGGTCGCGAGCGCGCTGGACTACGCCCATCGCCACGGCGTGGTGCACCGCGACATCAAGCCCGAGAACATCCTGCTGCACGACGGCTCGGCGCTGGTCGCCGACTTCGGCATTGCGCTGGCCGTGAGCAGCGCCGGCGGCGGCACCAGGATGACCGAGACGGGGATGAGCCTCGGCACGCCGCACTACATGGCGCCCGAGCAGGCGATGGGGGAGCGCGAGATCACGCCCAAGGCCGACGTCTACGCCCTGGGCTGTGTGCTTTACGAGATGCTGACGGGAGAGCCGCCGTTCACCGGCCCGACGGCGCAGGCGATCATCGCGCGGGTGATGACGGAGGAGCCGCGCTCGCTGACGCTGCAGCGCCATACGATCCCGCCGCACGTCGAGGCGACGGTGCTGAGGGCGCTCGAGAAGCTGCCGGCGGACCGGTTCGGCTCCGCCGCGCAGTTCGCCGAGGCGCTCGCCAAACCGGAGCTGACGCTTCCGGCTGGCGCGTCGGTCGTGCGGACCGCCGCTGCCGCGCCCGCTGCAGCCGCGCCGGCGCCGCGCCGCGCCGCATTGCGCCACGCGATGGCCGCGGCCCCGTGGGTGCTGCTGCTCGGCGCCCTGGGCTTGCTGGCGCGCGAGCTGCTCCGCCCCTCGGCGGCCCCGCCGCCGATCGGCCGGTTCGCGGTCAAGCTCGCCCCCGAGGTCACCACCGGACTCACGGCGCAGGTGCTCGCGCTATCGCCCGACGGCTCCTGGATCGTCTTCGTGGGCAACCCGGGCTCGGGCGACCAGCTCTTCTCGCGGAGCATGGACCGGGTCGAGCCGGTGCCGATCCCCGGCACGACGGGCGGCACGAATCCGTTCTTCTCGCCGGATGGAAGGTGGGTCGGCTTCAACTCGGGCAGCCGGCTGCTGAAGGTGGCGCTCGCCGGCGGTCCCGCCCTGCCGATCTGCGACACCGACGGCAGCTTCTGGGGCGCGAGCTGGGGCGACGGCGACACGATCGTGTTCGCCGACGGCCGCGGCCTGATGCGTGTCCCCGCCGCCGGCGGGCTGCCGGTACCGGTCGCGGCTCCTGATTCCGCCTCCCGGGAATCGTACCGGTGGCCGGAGTTCCTGCCGGGCGGGAAGGCCGTGTTGTTCGCGATCACCACCGGCTCTACGGACCGGCTGGCCGCCGTGACCATGGCGAGCCG
- a CDS encoding tetratricopeptide repeat protein, whose amino-acid sequence MHGYTVQDVARLLGLTPAQIRSWTRAGFLTPARGPRGEPRFSFQDLVLLRAAKGLMAARIPSASIRRSLKSLKQQLPRGRALSELRITAEGDRIVARDGGVAWNPDSGQLVLDFTTSQLAQRAAPMARRQAALARQADTALDAEGWFALGLELEISSPDEARDAYRRALELDPHHADAHVNLGRLLQEAGRIGDAEGHYHAALAANAEHATAWYNLGTVLEDEKQLKEAIGAYEQAIRADPKLADAYFNLSRLYEKAGKRAAALRALSRYRVLTERG is encoded by the coding sequence GTGCACGGCTACACCGTCCAGGACGTCGCCCGGCTCCTCGGCCTCACGCCTGCGCAGATCCGTTCGTGGACCCGCGCCGGGTTCCTCACGCCCGCGCGCGGCCCGCGCGGCGAGCCGCGGTTCTCGTTCCAGGACCTCGTGCTGTTACGGGCGGCCAAGGGCCTGATGGCCGCACGCATCCCATCCGCGTCCATCCGCCGATCCCTGAAAAGCCTGAAGCAGCAGCTGCCGCGCGGCCGCGCGCTCAGCGAGCTGCGCATCACCGCCGAGGGAGATCGGATCGTGGCGCGCGACGGGGGTGTCGCGTGGAACCCCGACTCCGGGCAGCTGGTGCTCGACTTCACCACCTCGCAGCTGGCGCAGCGGGCGGCGCCGATGGCGCGGCGGCAGGCGGCGCTGGCGCGGCAGGCGGACACCGCGCTCGACGCCGAGGGATGGTTCGCATTGGGACTGGAGCTGGAGATCAGCTCACCGGATGAAGCGCGCGACGCCTATCGCCGGGCGCTGGAGTTGGACCCCCATCACGCCGACGCGCACGTGAACCTCGGCCGGCTACTGCAGGAAGCGGGGCGCATCGGCGACGCGGAAGGGCACTATCACGCCGCGCTCGCCGCGAACGCCGAGCACGCGACGGCGTGGTACAACCTCGGCACGGTGCTGGAGGACGAGAAGCAGCTCAAGGAGGCGATCGGCGCGTACGAGCAGGCGATCCGGGCGGACCCGAAACTCGCGGACGCCTACTTCAATCTGTCGCGGCTGTACGAGAAGGCGGGCAAGCGGGCGGCGGCGCTGCGTGCCCTGTCCAGGTATCGGGTGCTCACCGAGCGGGGTTGA
- a CDS encoding PIN domain-containing protein: MRALVDTSALVALIRSADQYHAQAVATARRYVASGGRYLGTTLVLGELHSHLLYGRGPEEARAALANLLDDPAHEWVAVPVELVRNAVKGWLARFRDQGFSLVDAVSFEVMRRETITHAGGFDRHFEVAGFKLLR; the protein is encoded by the coding sequence GTGCGCGCGCTGGTTGACACCAGCGCCCTCGTCGCGCTGATCCGGTCCGCCGATCAATACCACGCGCAGGCCGTTGCCACCGCTCGCCGCTACGTAGCCTCCGGGGGCCGGTACCTCGGCACCACGCTCGTGCTCGGCGAGCTGCACTCGCATCTGCTCTACGGCCGCGGGCCTGAGGAGGCGCGCGCCGCGCTGGCCAACCTGCTCGATGATCCGGCGCACGAGTGGGTTGCTGTGCCGGTGGAACTGGTTCGCAACGCCGTCAAAGGCTGGCTCGCGCGATTCCGGGACCAGGGGTTCTCGCTGGTGGACGCGGTGAGCTTCGAGGTGATGCGGCGGGAGACGATCACCCACGCCGGCGGGTTCGACCGCCACTTCGAGGTGGCGGGGTTCAAGCTGTTGCGCTAA